Proteins encoded within one genomic window of Nonomuraea gerenzanensis:
- the ychF gene encoding redox-regulated ATPase YchF encodes MSLSIGIVGLPNVGKSTLFNALTKTGNALAANYPFATIEPNVGIVGVPDDRLPVLAEIFGSARILPAKVEFVDIAGLVKGASEGQGRGNQFLANIRDTDAICQVIRVFSDPDVTHVDGEISPKRDIETINTELIMADLQTVEKAVPRLQKEARNNKDKKAALEAAEAALAVLETGKTVFESGLDREELRELHLLTAKPFLYVFNLDADELTDTALREQLSTLVAPAEAVFLDAKIESELVELDEEEALELLQSVGQEESGLRQLARVGFETLGLQTYLTAGPKETRAWTIRKGATAPEAAGVIHTDFQRGFIKAEVVSFGDLVEAGSIANARSAGKARIEGKDYVMRDGDVVEFRFNV; translated from the coding sequence GTGAGTCTCTCCATCGGCATCGTCGGCCTGCCCAACGTCGGTAAGTCCACGCTCTTCAACGCGCTGACCAAGACCGGCAACGCGCTCGCGGCGAACTACCCGTTCGCCACCATCGAGCCCAACGTGGGCATCGTCGGCGTGCCCGACGACCGGCTGCCCGTGCTGGCCGAGATCTTCGGCTCGGCCCGCATCCTGCCCGCCAAGGTCGAGTTCGTGGACATCGCGGGCCTGGTCAAGGGGGCCTCGGAGGGGCAGGGCAGGGGTAACCAGTTCCTCGCCAACATCCGCGACACCGACGCGATCTGCCAGGTCATCCGCGTCTTCAGCGACCCCGACGTCACGCACGTGGACGGCGAGATCTCGCCCAAGCGCGACATCGAGACGATCAACACCGAGCTGATCATGGCCGACCTGCAGACGGTCGAGAAGGCCGTGCCGCGCCTGCAGAAGGAGGCGCGCAACAACAAGGACAAGAAGGCCGCGCTGGAGGCCGCAGAGGCCGCCCTGGCCGTCCTGGAGACCGGCAAGACCGTCTTCGAGAGCGGCCTCGACCGCGAGGAGCTGCGCGAGCTGCACCTGCTGACGGCCAAGCCGTTCCTGTACGTGTTCAACCTCGACGCCGACGAGCTGACCGACACCGCGCTCAGGGAGCAGCTCTCGACGCTGGTCGCCCCGGCCGAGGCCGTGTTCCTGGACGCCAAGATCGAGTCGGAGCTGGTGGAGCTCGACGAGGAGGAGGCGCTGGAGCTGCTGCAGTCGGTGGGCCAGGAGGAGTCGGGGCTGCGTCAGCTCGCCAGGGTCGGGTTCGAGACGCTGGGCCTGCAGACGTACCTGACGGCCGGGCCCAAGGAGACCAGGGCCTGGACGATCCGCAAGGGCGCCACGGCCCCCGAGGCGGCCGGCGTCATCCACACCGACTTCCAGCGCGGCTTCATCAAGGCTGAGGTCGTCTCCTTCGGCGACCTGGTGGAGGCCGGCTCGATCGCCAACGCCCGCTCGGCGGGCAAGGCGCGGATCGAGGGCAAGGACTACGTGATGCGCGACGGTGACGTCGTGGAGTTCCGCTTCAACGTCTGA
- a CDS encoding conjugal transfer protein, translated as MAFAAQFAGVYLNFSPEDAASRSNKLAAFLAEGMDPQMGWDGYGKLAAVAIQPYDIEATDAHNAVVSVAFQSGPRRMILSVPIYYSGDDAGGRFVVAGRPAILPAPAPADLPQVAAPETDDAAAAELKPQLEGFFKEYALGDAAGLQRYVAAGKSLPSFGGAFTFSQLKEVVVPVGGATREIQAVVVWAVPSGDAPPTPNATDPAVVGGTLEQVYRLTVEKQGDKWFVADIRGGGRVVG; from the coding sequence ATGGCTTTCGCCGCCCAGTTCGCGGGGGTCTATCTGAATTTCAGCCCGGAAGACGCGGCCAGCAGGTCGAACAAGCTGGCGGCGTTCCTGGCCGAGGGCATGGACCCGCAGATGGGCTGGGACGGTTACGGCAAGCTGGCGGCCGTCGCCATCCAGCCGTACGACATCGAGGCGACCGACGCCCACAACGCCGTGGTCAGCGTGGCGTTCCAGTCGGGCCCGCGCCGGATGATCCTGTCGGTGCCGATCTACTACTCCGGCGACGACGCCGGAGGGCGCTTCGTGGTGGCGGGCCGCCCGGCGATCCTGCCCGCCCCCGCCCCGGCCGACCTGCCCCAGGTGGCCGCGCCGGAGACCGACGACGCCGCTGCCGCCGAGCTGAAGCCCCAGTTGGAGGGCTTCTTCAAGGAGTACGCGCTGGGCGACGCGGCCGGCCTCCAGCGGTACGTCGCCGCAGGCAAGAGCCTGCCCAGCTTCGGCGGCGCGTTCACCTTCTCGCAGCTCAAGGAAGTCGTGGTGCCTGTGGGGGGTGCCACCAGAGAGATTCAGGCGGTCGTGGTGTGGGCGGTGCCCAGCGGCGACGCCCCGCCCACTCCCAACGCCACCGACCCCGCGGTGGTCGGCGGCACGCTGGAGCAGGTCTACCGCCTGACCGTGGAAAAGCAGGGCGACAAGTGGTTCGTCGCTGACATCCGCGGTGGCGGCCGGGTCGTTGGATAG
- a CDS encoding TcpE family conjugal transfer membrane protein, protein MDLPTYTNIWRIEKRLYKLYDLRLPMPLPIVWIGVFVGVFVPWSLLLVLVGVPVQMPWHVLFLVPPGIVTWLSTRPVIEGKRLTELLESQLRYLGQPKAWYRMAPSAEPETVVFSGRVWRTGPARAKSKAPRKARQPQRRREAQRLTGPRQVRPAVAAAAAAAAQAPVAEPSSRTGWGTRRGTAPALKGRVWQETASPAPGAPAGAGWREEGLSGGAGGRQERPVSLLDEAVGANRGDRPQAPAEPGFVGTEPESGERSPVGAGEAFRTDAGPKAARADVASEAARADVASEAARADAASEAAAADDERDGEARDAVRARPATEPDAVPGDAHVETSAEAVAAREASVPIRTAESRKPAAGKPIDTEALRRLRRLAASADAPAAADAGRGESGVRRGAEERGEDEVARDQHRKGQPPRLSQGLLPGTQRVWPPLNPNAKPVPRPAAHEPAAGAGDDERLTQAQHAAPETPAEAQAAAEVPGVVHEHGAPAVGEHEGDELSAGEREVASAREATAPGDGPGREVASARDTAARSDGAGQEAPDAHGAATPGEDVVQKPTPEPPTLPQDLPTPVPVPRPGEGKVRRIESVVGRDSGGWRRIAQVVVGGGGVRTDGSEIDEARARAVFGGGRRIVVLGCTGGAGQTTTALMLGHTLAQVRDDRIVAVDANTGGGTLTSKIEPETPETLTSLLSGLDRVSGYLTMRGYTTRTSSGLEVISADTDAGAEQRLADRSFFSDYRLGESMRLLDRHYKLAVIDPAAALAARLLPYADQLVLVVPASEEAPEAVAMTYEWLDGHGCAELRRRAVMVVNGVSRRSMTDVEQAESVARGRCRAIVRVPWEDDLAPGGAGMVDPGQLRATGRRAYLALAGVVVAGFAAQTVRAASEEELASDPPGTRIGER, encoded by the coding sequence GTGGACCTGCCCACGTATACGAACATCTGGCGGATAGAGAAGCGGCTGTACAAGCTGTACGACCTCCGGCTGCCGATGCCGCTGCCCATCGTGTGGATCGGCGTGTTCGTCGGGGTGTTCGTCCCGTGGTCGCTCCTGCTGGTCCTGGTGGGCGTGCCGGTGCAGATGCCCTGGCACGTGCTGTTCCTGGTGCCACCGGGCATCGTGACGTGGTTGTCCACCCGTCCCGTCATCGAGGGCAAGCGGCTCACCGAGCTGCTCGAGTCCCAGCTGCGCTACCTCGGCCAGCCCAAGGCCTGGTACCGCATGGCGCCCAGCGCCGAGCCCGAGACCGTCGTGTTCTCCGGCCGCGTCTGGCGCACCGGCCCGGCCCGCGCCAAGTCCAAGGCGCCCCGCAAGGCCCGCCAGCCGCAGCGCAGGCGCGAGGCCCAGCGGCTCACCGGGCCCCGCCAGGTGCGCCCCGCCGTCGCCGCCGCCGCTGCCGCCGCCGCACAGGCCCCCGTCGCCGAGCCTTCCTCCCGTACGGGCTGGGGCACCCGCCGCGGCACCGCGCCCGCCCTCAAGGGCAGGGTGTGGCAGGAAACGGCGTCCCCGGCACCTGGGGCCCCGGCGGGGGCGGGGTGGCGTGAGGAGGGGCTCTCAGGGGGCGCTGGGGGGCGTCAGGAGCGGCCGGTGTCGCTTCTGGACGAGGCTGTGGGGGCCAATCGGGGCGATCGCCCGCAGGCTCCTGCTGAGCCTGGCTTCGTGGGTACGGAGCCGGAGTCGGGCGAGCGTTCACCAGTGGGCGCCGGCGAGGCTTTCCGTACGGATGCCGGGCCGAAGGCTGCCCGTGCGGACGTCGCGTCGGAGGCTGCCCGTGCGGACGTCGCGTCGGAGGCCGCCCGCGCGGATGCCGCGTCGGAGGCGGCTGCCGCTGATGACGAGCGTGACGGCGAGGCGCGGGACGCCGTCCGTGCGCGGCCCGCGACGGAGCCGGATGCGGTGCCCGGGGACGCCCATGTGGAGACGAGCGCGGAGGCGGTGGCCGCTCGTGAGGCGAGCGTGCCGATCCGGACGGCGGAGAGCCGCAAGCCCGCGGCGGGCAAGCCCATCGACACCGAGGCGCTGCGCCGGTTGCGGCGGCTCGCGGCGAGCGCGGACGCTCCCGCCGCCGCCGACGCTGGGCGGGGCGAGAGTGGTGTGCGCCGGGGGGCCGAGGAGCGGGGCGAGGACGAGGTCGCCAGGGATCAGCACAGGAAGGGGCAGCCGCCGCGGCTGTCGCAGGGGCTGCTGCCCGGCACTCAGCGCGTCTGGCCGCCGCTCAACCCGAACGCCAAGCCCGTGCCCCGGCCGGCCGCGCATGAGCCGGCGGCCGGCGCGGGTGATGACGAGCGGCTGACCCAGGCCCAGCACGCGGCTCCGGAGACACCGGCCGAAGCCCAAGCGGCGGCCGAGGTGCCCGGCGTGGTGCACGAGCACGGGGCCCCTGCGGTGGGCGAGCACGAGGGTGACGAGCTGTCCGCCGGCGAGCGTGAGGTGGCGAGCGCCCGCGAGGCGACGGCGCCTGGCGATGGCCCAGGCCGTGAGGTGGCGAGCGCTCGCGATACGGCGGCGCGCAGTGACGGCGCGGGTCAGGAAGCGCCGGACGCCCACGGTGCGGCGACGCCGGGCGAAGACGTGGTGCAGAAGCCCACACCCGAACCCCCGACACTCCCCCAAGACCTCCCCACCCCCGTCCCGGTCCCCAGGCCGGGCGAGGGCAAGGTGCGCAGGATCGAATCGGTAGTGGGCAGGGACTCCGGCGGCTGGCGGCGGATCGCCCAGGTCGTCGTCGGCGGCGGCGGAGTCCGTACGGACGGTTCGGAGATCGACGAGGCGAGGGCCAGGGCCGTGTTCGGCGGCGGCAGGAGGATCGTCGTGCTGGGCTGCACCGGCGGAGCCGGGCAGACCACGACGGCGCTCATGCTCGGACACACCCTCGCGCAGGTACGTGACGACAGGATCGTGGCCGTCGACGCCAACACCGGCGGCGGCACGCTCACCAGCAAGATCGAGCCGGAGACCCCCGAGACCCTGACCTCGCTGCTGTCAGGGCTCGACCGGGTCAGCGGCTATCTCACGATGCGGGGTTACACCACGCGGACCTCCTCCGGGCTGGAGGTGATCAGCGCGGACACCGACGCGGGCGCGGAGCAGCGGCTCGCGGACCGGTCCTTCTTCTCCGACTACCGGCTCGGCGAATCCATGCGCTTGCTCGACCGCCACTACAAGCTGGCCGTCATCGACCCGGCCGCCGCCCTGGCGGCCAGGTTGCTGCCGTACGCGGACCAGCTCGTGCTGGTGGTTCCGGCGAGCGAGGAGGCGCCGGAGGCGGTGGCGATGACGTACGAGTGGCTCGACGGGCACGGCTGCGCGGAGCTGCGCAGGCGGGCGGTGATGGTGGTCAACGGCGTCAGCAGGCGCTCGATGACCGACGTCGAGCAGGCGGAGTCGGTGGCCAGAGGCAGGTGCCGGGCCATCGTCAGGGTCCCCTGGGAGGACGATCTGGCGCCGGGCGGCGCCGGGATGGTCGATCCCGGGCAGTTGCGCGCGACCGGGCGGCGGGCCTATCTGGCCCTCGCTGGTGTCGTGGTCGCGGGCTTCGCGGCACAGACCGTACGAGCAGCGAGCGAAGAGGAGTTGGCGAGTGACCCCCCGGGCACGAGAATCGGTGAGCGATAA